GTCCTCGGTGGGCGACAACGAACAGGTCGACCTGGCTGCTGCACTCAACGGTGGTCGCGCCCTGGCGTGCTCCGATGAACACTTCGGGCGCATGAGCAACATCCTCAACCCAGGCCGTGGCATCAACATGGGCGACGGCTGGGAAACCGCGCGTCGTCGTACACCAGGCAATGACTGGGTGATCGTCGCCCTGGGCCATCCGGGCGAGATCGAGAAAATCATCGTCGACACCCTGCACTTCAAGGGCAACTACCCGGACACCTGCTCAATCCAAGGCGCTTTCGTGAAAGGCGGCACCGACAGCCAGATCGAAACCCAATCGCTGTTCTGGCGCGAACTGCTGCCGGCGCAGAAGCTGGAAATGCACGCTGAACACACCTTCGCAGAGCAGATCAAGGCACTGGGGCCGATTACCCACATCCGCTTGAATGTGTTCCCGGATGGCGGTGTGAGCCGCCTGCGGGTCCTGGGCAAGGTCGCCAAGTAAGCGGTGAACCCTGTGGCGAGGGAGCTTGCTCCCTCGCCACAAAAGCACAACCAACAACAGCATTCGGATAAGAAGACAGCCATGCGCACACTGATGATCGAACCCCTGACCAAAGAAGCCTTCGCCCCTTTCGGAGACGTTATCGAAACCGATGGCAGCGATCACTTCATGATCAACAATGGGTCGACCATGCGCTTCCACAAGCTGGCAACGGTGGAAACCGCCAAGCCTGAGGACAACGCCATCATCAGCATCTTCCGCGCCGACGCGCAGGACATGCCGCTGACTGTGTGCATGCTGGAACGACACCCGCTGGGCAGCCAGGCTTTCATTCCGCTGCTTGGCAACCCCTTTCTGATCGTGGTCGCGCCACTTGGCGATGAACCTGTATCGGGCTTGGTCCGCGCCTTCGTTACCAACGGCAGGCAGGGCA
The genomic region above belongs to Pseudomonas azotoformans and contains:
- a CDS encoding ureidoglycolate lyase, with protein sequence MRTLMIEPLTKEAFAPFGDVIETDGSDHFMINNGSTMRFHKLATVETAKPEDNAIISIFRADAQDMPLTVCMLERHPLGSQAFIPLLGNPFLIVVAPLGDEPVSGLVRAFVTNGRQGINYHRGVWHHPVLTIEKRDDFLVVDRSGTGNNCDEHFFKEDERLILAPHQ